The Bacillus carboniphilus genome contains a region encoding:
- a CDS encoding GNAT family N-acetyltransferase: MKQFFNHFLTGRTILLKQMEQHHLEQFAQFENETGALLLANDDIPFPTKIEDTATFFNNISSKKEEFIFGIFDKESNELIGSCGVFAINWKNSTCYVGISIGSQWQNKGFGTDTMNTLISFIFHYININKIKLQVFSFNSSAIRSYEKCSFKKEGILRNEIFRFGTFHDVYLYGLLREEWNEGQII; the protein is encoded by the coding sequence ATGAAACAGTTTTTCAATCACTTTCTAACAGGTCGTACCATTCTTTTAAAACAAATGGAGCAGCACCACCTTGAACAATTTGCTCAATTCGAAAATGAAACAGGAGCTTTACTTCTTGCGAATGATGATATACCATTTCCAACAAAGATTGAAGATACAGCTACTTTTTTCAATAATATCAGTAGCAAAAAAGAAGAATTTATTTTCGGTATATTCGATAAGGAGTCCAATGAGCTTATAGGCTCATGCGGTGTTTTCGCAATTAATTGGAAAAATAGCACTTGTTATGTTGGTATTTCTATCGGAAGCCAATGGCAAAACAAAGGTTTTGGCACTGATACAATGAACACTTTAATATCGTTTATATTTCATTACATCAACATTAATAAAATTAAACTACAAGTGTTTAGTTTCAATTCTAGTGCCATTCGTTCTTACGAGAAGTGTTCCTTTAAAAAAGAAGGCATTTTACGCAATGAAATATTTAGGTTTGGAACATTTCATGATGTCTATTTGTATGGTCTTTTAAGAGAAGAGTGGAACGAAGGGCAAATAATATAA
- a CDS encoding alpha/beta fold hydrolase, whose translation MKEHMIDSNGIGIQVYEYSQKGEPLVFLHYMGGSSAIWRGIIPSFIEKYHVIAIDLRGHGKSDQPETGYQLVTLAEDVRTVLDTLGIKKVNIVGSSLGCYVGTKFASIYPERVLSLVNSEGALVEIDPDKTKEEHLEYFSVPEQEFESKQELIQFMKETWLPWNKERERVLVDYEPRKLENGKVTFTSKKENLREIAEDLYDTRISEFYNNIQCRVLFLPAEKEGDLNKKLQFIKSVEPNLKNSSTVVIPGTSHAMMFDHPKELIDVIINFFDER comes from the coding sequence ATGAAAGAACATATGATAGATTCAAATGGAATAGGAATTCAAGTTTATGAATATAGCCAAAAAGGTGAACCATTGGTGTTTCTTCACTATATGGGAGGAAGCTCTGCCATTTGGAGGGGAATCATTCCAAGCTTTATAGAAAAATATCATGTAATCGCGATCGACTTACGAGGACATGGGAAATCTGATCAACCCGAAACAGGCTATCAACTTGTCACCTTAGCTGAAGATGTTCGAACGGTGTTAGATACTCTTGGTATAAAGAAGGTAAATATTGTAGGAAGCTCACTCGGTTGTTACGTTGGAACTAAATTTGCTTCAATATATCCAGAGAGGGTCCTTTCTTTAGTAAATTCTGAAGGTGCCTTAGTTGAAATTGATCCAGATAAAACGAAAGAAGAACATTTAGAATATTTTTCTGTTCCAGAACAAGAATTTGAGTCAAAACAAGAATTAATACAGTTTATGAAGGAAACTTGGCTTCCTTGGAATAAAGAACGTGAAAGGGTATTGGTAGATTATGAGCCTAGGAAACTAGAGAATGGAAAAGTAACGTTCACATCCAAGAAAGAAAATTTAAGAGAAATAGCTGAGGATCTTTACGATACGAGAATAAGTGAATTTTATAATAACATTCAATGTCGTGTGTTATTCTTGCCAGCAGAAAAAGAAGGCGATCTTAATAAAAAATTACAGTTTATTAAAAGTGTTGAGCCTAACCTTAAAAATAGTAGCACTGTTGTTATACCTGGAACGTCTCATGCCATGATGTTTGATCATCCAAAGGAATTGATTGACGTAATCATCAATTTTTTTGATGAGAGATGA
- a CDS encoding helix-turn-helix transcriptional regulator, with product MSRTARLLELLISLNTKHRFTVQELADEFLVSRRTMLRDLQLLSEMGVPLFSSPGPNGGYTLIREQKLPPISLTVEEATGLLLSYEILEQHDGPFQSENMSTLTKIRATMSVEMLQNVAQLKERLAIDSPPRSFKNHYLKELLNASLEKKHQEIEYDSRSGLSVRIIFPFGLFISNGLWYCLAFCYKRKSNVTFRVDRIISIKEIEKFIGPSPKDVTVDKWLKQTHETSRKLRIKAQLTKLGCKILDPHPIGEWIQVSSDGSGIIEEKIKEEDIPFVGRMFLSLGSEIVIEEPVELIDFIKREAIKLIQYYSKEH from the coding sequence ATGTCTAGAACGGCAAGACTACTTGAACTATTAATTTCCTTAAATACTAAACATCGATTTACAGTTCAAGAATTAGCGGATGAGTTTTTGGTATCACGAAGAACGATGCTTAGAGACTTACAATTATTAAGTGAAATGGGAGTTCCGCTTTTTTCTTCACCAGGACCGAATGGTGGGTATACTCTTATAAGGGAACAGAAACTTCCACCCATATCATTAACAGTAGAAGAAGCTACAGGCCTGCTTTTATCATATGAAATTCTAGAACAACATGATGGACCTTTCCAATCTGAAAATATGTCTACCCTTACGAAAATACGTGCAACCATGTCAGTCGAAATGCTTCAAAATGTGGCACAATTAAAGGAGAGATTAGCTATCGACTCTCCTCCAAGAAGCTTTAAAAATCATTATTTAAAGGAGCTATTGAACGCGTCACTAGAAAAGAAACATCAAGAAATAGAATATGATTCTCGCTCAGGACTTTCCGTTCGTATCATTTTTCCTTTTGGACTTTTTATTTCTAATGGATTATGGTACTGTCTAGCGTTTTGTTATAAACGAAAAAGTAATGTAACGTTTCGAGTTGATCGAATTATCTCCATTAAAGAGATTGAAAAGTTCATTGGCCCAAGTCCTAAAGATGTAACCGTTGACAAGTGGTTAAAACAAACACATGAAACTTCAAGGAAATTACGAATAAAAGCACAATTAACAAAGTTAGGGTGTAAAATTCTAGACCCTCATCCTATAGGAGAATGGATTCAAGTTTCTTCTGATGGGAGTGGCATAATTGAAGAAAAGATTAAAGAAGAAGATATTCCTTTTGTAGGTAGAATGTTTCTTAGTCTTGGTAGTGAAATAGTGATTGAGGAGCCTGTTGAATTAATTGATTTTATTAAAAGAGAGGCTATCAAACTGATTCAATATTATTCGAAAGAGCACTGA
- the pgmB gene encoding beta-phosphoglucomutase: MKAVIFDLDGVIVDTIQFYYHSTKRVADELNVPFTEEDNLYFQGRSRLSLMEELVKRSGKHYSHEELVTLGEKRNAYYLEWLEKLDETYLLPGIKEFLQEVKEANLKTGLASSSSNAKFVLDKLNLDSYFDVIVDPKTLIKGKPDPEIFLTAADRLNVPYESCVAIEDGEAGLEGILATPMFSVGIGQAEYLQRARWWIKSSEQLTLASLQKKWIEVNGEN, from the coding sequence ATGAAAGCCGTTATTTTTGATTTAGATGGAGTGATTGTGGATACAATTCAATTTTACTATCATTCCACGAAAAGAGTGGCAGATGAACTAAATGTTCCATTTACAGAGGAAGACAATTTATATTTTCAAGGTCGCTCGCGACTTTCTTTAATGGAAGAGCTAGTGAAAAGATCAGGTAAACATTATTCTCATGAAGAGCTTGTTACTTTAGGAGAAAAAAGAAATGCGTATTACCTAGAATGGTTAGAGAAACTAGACGAAACTTATCTTTTGCCTGGCATAAAAGAATTTTTACAAGAAGTGAAAGAGGCGAATCTTAAGACGGGACTTGCCTCATCAAGCTCGAATGCAAAATTCGTGTTAGACAAGCTTAACTTGGACTCATACTTTGATGTTATAGTTGATCCAAAGACGTTGATCAAAGGGAAACCTGACCCAGAAATCTTTTTAACAGCGGCGGATCGACTTAACGTTCCCTATGAATCTTGTGTGGCAATTGAAGATGGTGAGGCGGGCCTCGAAGGAATATTGGCTACACCTATGTTTTCAGTTGGAATCGGACAAGCCGAGTATTTACAAAGAGCACGATGGTGGATCAAGTCTTCTGAACAATTGACATTAGCCTCTTTACAGAAGAAGTGGATAGAAGTTAATGGGGAAAACTAA
- a CDS encoding L-threonine 3-dehydrogenase — MKKVLVTGALGQIGSELVMEMRGIYGEENIIATDIRDNGSKVVTSGPFELLDVTDGERMHDLAKKHQVDTIIHLAALLSATAEQKPLLAWNLNMGGLVNALEIARQLNLQFFTPSSIGAFGPSTPKDQTPQDTIQRPTTMYGVNKVSGELLSDYYFHKFNVDTRGLRFPGLISYETLPGGGTTDYAVDIYYQAVMKGHYESFIDRGTFMDMMYMPDAVKSIIDLMEADSSKLIHRNAFNVSAMSVSPEMIGQSIQRFIPDFTLRYKVDPVRQQIAESWPNAIDASAAKQEWGFRAKYDLEAMTEDMLQKLKVKLIS; from the coding sequence ATGAAGAAAGTGTTAGTGACAGGGGCTCTTGGGCAAATAGGATCAGAGCTTGTCATGGAAATGAGAGGTATCTATGGAGAAGAAAACATAATTGCAACAGATATTCGCGATAATGGAAGTAAGGTAGTGACATCGGGTCCGTTTGAATTACTCGATGTAACAGATGGAGAAAGGATGCATGATTTAGCTAAAAAGCATCAAGTGGACACGATCATTCATTTAGCGGCTTTGTTATCAGCAACGGCTGAACAAAAACCTCTCCTAGCATGGAATTTAAATATGGGGGGATTAGTCAATGCACTAGAAATAGCAAGGCAGTTGAACCTACAATTTTTTACGCCTAGTTCCATCGGTGCTTTTGGCCCTAGTACACCAAAGGATCAAACGCCCCAAGATACAATCCAAAGACCAACGACCATGTATGGAGTGAATAAAGTATCTGGAGAATTATTAAGTGATTATTACTTTCACAAATTTAACGTAGATACGAGAGGATTGCGCTTTCCAGGGCTGATCTCTTATGAAACATTACCTGGTGGCGGTACGACAGATTATGCTGTAGATATTTATTATCAAGCTGTGATGAAGGGTCATTATGAATCATTTATTGACCGTGGTACCTTTATGGATATGATGTATATGCCTGATGCGGTCAAATCAATTATTGATCTCATGGAAGCAGACTCAAGTAAACTAATACATCGTAATGCCTTTAATGTTTCGGCGATGAGTGTATCACCTGAAATGATTGGACAATCAATCCAACGGTTTATTCCAGATTTTACTCTTCGTTATAAAGTAGATCCTGTTAGGCAACAAATTGCTGAGAGCTGGCCAAATGCGATTGATGCATCCGCAGCGAAGCAAGAGTGGGGATTTAGAGCGAAATACGATTTAGAAGCCATGACGGAAGATATGCTACAAAAGTTGAAAGTGAAACTGATATCATAA
- a CDS encoding glycine C-acetyltransferase, whose product MTSHLLSDFLKDNLHDLKEKGLYNEIDPLESANGPMIKINGRERINLSSNNYLGLATDVRLKEKAKAAIDQYGVGAGAVRTINGTLKLHVELEEALATFKHTEAAIAYQSGFNCNMAAISAVMDKNDAILSDELNHASIIDGCRLSKAKVIRFNHSDMDDLRQKAKEAKESGNYNKIMVITDGVFSMDGDIAKLPEIVEIAEEFDLITYVDDAHGSGVLGKGAGTVKHFGLSNKVDFQIGTLSKAIGVVGGYVAGKQQLIDWLKVRSRPFLFSTSLSPADIAACIGSIELISSSTELCDRLWENADYLKEGLKKLGFNIGHSETPITPCIIGDEVKTQTFSKRLNEEGVYAKSIVFPTVPRGTGRVRNMPTAAHSKEMLDEALKIYEKVGKELDVI is encoded by the coding sequence ATGACAAGTCATTTATTATCAGATTTTCTTAAAGATAATTTACACGATTTAAAAGAAAAAGGTCTTTACAATGAGATTGACCCCCTTGAAAGTGCGAATGGTCCAATGATAAAGATAAATGGGAGAGAGCGAATTAATTTATCTTCAAATAATTACTTAGGGCTTGCAACAGATGTTCGTTTAAAAGAAAAAGCAAAAGCCGCTATTGATCAATATGGAGTTGGAGCTGGAGCTGTAAGAACGATTAATGGAACCTTAAAGCTGCACGTTGAATTAGAAGAGGCTCTTGCAACATTCAAACATACAGAAGCCGCGATTGCTTATCAATCTGGTTTTAATTGTAACATGGCCGCCATTTCTGCTGTAATGGATAAAAACGATGCCATCTTATCTGATGAATTAAACCACGCTTCTATTATTGATGGTTGCAGATTGTCTAAAGCAAAGGTGATTCGGTTTAATCATTCTGATATGGATGATTTACGACAAAAAGCGAAAGAAGCGAAAGAATCAGGCAACTATAATAAAATCATGGTGATTACGGATGGTGTCTTCTCAATGGATGGGGACATTGCCAAACTACCTGAGATTGTTGAGATTGCCGAGGAATTTGACTTAATTACATATGTAGATGATGCGCACGGCTCAGGTGTTCTTGGCAAGGGAGCGGGCACAGTTAAGCATTTTGGATTGTCTAATAAAGTTGATTTTCAAATTGGAACGTTATCGAAAGCCATTGGTGTTGTTGGCGGTTATGTCGCAGGGAAACAACAGTTAATCGACTGGTTAAAGGTGCGAAGCCGTCCGTTTTTATTTTCTACTTCATTGTCACCAGCAGATATCGCAGCTTGTATCGGATCGATTGAATTAATTTCTTCAAGTACAGAGCTTTGCGATCGTCTATGGGAGAATGCAGACTACTTAAAAGAGGGCCTGAAAAAACTTGGTTTTAATATTGGCCATAGTGAAACGCCGATTACTCCTTGTATTATTGGGGATGAAGTGAAGACTCAAACGTTCAGTAAAAGGCTGAATGAAGAAGGAGTCTATGCGAAATCTATCGTTTTTCCAACGGTCCCTAGAGGAACAGGAAGAGTAAGAAATATGCCGACAGCCGCTCATAGTAAAGAAATGCTTGATGAAGCCTTGAAGATCTATGAGAAAGTGGGGAAGGAATTAGACGTCATTTAA
- a CDS encoding L-lactate permease yields MNFIELITASTPILAVFIFLVILRLPATKAMPISLIITALLALTVWKIPTIQVVASTFEGIIIAISILWIVFGAILLLNTLTNSGALDSIRNGFMSISGDRRVQVIIIAWLFGSFIEGAAGFGTPAAIAAPLLVALGFAPLAAVTVALIADSSAVSFGAVGTPIIVGVEQGLREEGQIASHVSSYIGDGSMGELLQSVATGAVLIDVIVGSFIPLILVVMLTRFFGENRSWKEGLAIWKFALFAGLSFTLPALTVAFLLGPEFPSIIGGLVGLAIVVPAAKRGFLLPDKVWDFDGEKEINVSEEESKENKIPVWLAWTPYLIVAILLVLTRLEVLPLKEALTSIKVGWDNILGTDIKASFQPLYLPGTIFLITVLITILLHKMQGAAVAKTFKESGIALIGSAIALGTAVPMVRIFINSGLNDAGLMSMPMELATLVSNLVGGAWPIVAPFIGALGSFISGSATFSNMMFSLFQFSVADQLAIDPEKVLSLQVLGANAGNMVCVLNVVAAASVVGLVGKEGSIIRMTLVPMIYYSLFAGIIGFIAIQFIM; encoded by the coding sequence ATGAACTTTATTGAATTAATAACAGCATCAACGCCAATATTAGCTGTCTTTATTTTTCTTGTTATTTTAAGATTACCAGCAACGAAAGCCATGCCAATTAGCTTAATTATTACAGCACTCCTTGCTTTAACGGTGTGGAAAATTCCAACCATTCAAGTAGTCGCTTCTACTTTCGAAGGGATTATTATCGCCATTTCGATTTTATGGATTGTGTTTGGTGCCATTCTTCTTCTCAATACGCTAACAAATAGTGGTGCACTTGATTCGATTCGAAACGGATTTATGAGTATCTCAGGAGACCGCCGCGTCCAAGTCATTATTATCGCTTGGTTATTCGGTTCATTCATTGAAGGTGCCGCTGGGTTTGGAACGCCTGCTGCGATCGCAGCTCCTCTGCTGGTGGCTTTGGGGTTTGCTCCTCTTGCTGCCGTTACAGTTGCGCTCATTGCTGATAGTAGTGCGGTTTCATTCGGAGCGGTCGGAACTCCAATTATCGTTGGGGTTGAACAAGGATTAAGAGAAGAAGGTCAAATTGCTTCTCATGTCTCTTCTTACATTGGAGATGGCTCAATGGGCGAGTTACTCCAATCGGTTGCGACCGGGGCCGTTTTAATCGATGTAATTGTCGGGTCGTTCATTCCTTTAATTCTAGTCGTTATGCTCACAAGATTTTTTGGCGAAAATCGTTCTTGGAAAGAAGGATTGGCGATTTGGAAATTTGCCTTATTTGCAGGGTTAAGCTTTACTTTACCTGCCTTAACCGTTGCTTTCCTTTTAGGGCCTGAATTCCCTTCGATCATAGGTGGTCTTGTCGGACTAGCGATTGTAGTACCGGCTGCTAAAAGAGGATTTTTACTTCCTGATAAAGTATGGGACTTTGATGGAGAAAAAGAAATCAATGTAAGTGAAGAGGAAAGTAAAGAAAACAAAATTCCAGTCTGGTTAGCTTGGACGCCTTACTTAATTGTTGCGATTTTACTTGTCTTAACACGATTAGAAGTGCTGCCTTTAAAAGAGGCTCTCACGTCTATTAAAGTTGGATGGGACAATATCCTTGGAACTGATATTAAAGCTAGCTTCCAACCTTTATATCTACCTGGTACGATCTTTTTAATCACCGTTTTAATAACAATCTTATTACACAAAATGCAAGGAGCGGCGGTTGCAAAGACGTTTAAAGAATCAGGTATTGCTCTTATTGGTAGTGCCATTGCTCTTGGAACAGCAGTACCAATGGTTCGAATATTCATAAACTCAGGATTAAATGACGCAGGATTGATGAGCATGCCGATGGAACTTGCCACGCTTGTCTCCAATCTTGTTGGTGGCGCATGGCCGATTGTTGCTCCTTTTATTGGTGCGCTAGGTTCGTTTATTTCAGGAAGTGCTACGTTTAGTAATATGATGTTCTCTCTTTTCCAATTTAGTGTGGCGGATCAGCTCGCCATTGACCCAGAGAAAGTACTATCTCTTCAAGTGCTCGGTGCCAACGCCGGTAACATGGTTTGTGTGTTAAACGTTGTTGCGGCAGCTTCCGTAGTAGGATTAGTCGGAAAAGAAGGATCCATTATTCGTATGACACTTGTACCAATGATTTATTACTCTCTATTCGCAGGAATCATTGGATTTATTGCTATACAGTTCATAATGTAA
- a CDS encoding TM2 domain-containing protein yields MSKKKKYISKKKWSITLLLCFFLPFFGAHRFFVGKVRSGVFMLITLGGLGIWSVADLIMIITGNFKDNEGKLIKTP; encoded by the coding sequence ATGTCTAAAAAAAAGAAATACATATCGAAAAAGAAATGGTCCATTACTTTATTGCTCTGCTTTTTCCTCCCCTTTTTTGGTGCACATCGTTTTTTTGTCGGTAAGGTTCGTTCCGGCGTATTCATGCTCATTACTTTAGGTGGACTTGGCATCTGGTCTGTCGCCGACCTCATTATGATTATCACTGGTAATTTTAAAGATAACGAAGGAAAACTTATAAAAACACCTTAA
- a CDS encoding TM2 domain-containing protein: protein MSEKNWVATLLLCFFLGVLGVHRFYVGKIGTGILMLITGGGFGIWVLIDFIMIIVGSFKDKEGNPIKAS from the coding sequence ATGTCAGAGAAAAATTGGGTAGCCACGTTATTATTATGTTTCTTCCTAGGTGTACTAGGTGTACACCGTTTCTATGTCGGAAAGATCGGTACAGGAATTCTAATGCTTATTACAGGTGGCGGATTTGGGATATGGGTATTGATTGATTTTATTATGATCATTGTTGGTAGTTTCAAAGATAAAGAAGGTAATCCGATAAAAGCATCCTGA
- a CDS encoding universal stress protein has protein sequence MTHQYEKILVAVDGSNQAEFAFKKAIAIAKRNHAELIIAHVLDTRFGAVEAYDPGIVHRVEYHAKDLLEKYEKQAEEAGLTEVTIHLGHGSAKHKIAKDVAPMFDVDLIICGATGLNAVERFFMGSVSEHITRHAQCDVLIVRSK, from the coding sequence ATGACACATCAATATGAGAAAATTCTTGTGGCAGTAGACGGTTCTAATCAAGCAGAGTTTGCTTTTAAAAAAGCGATAGCCATTGCAAAAAGAAACCATGCTGAGTTAATCATTGCCCATGTATTGGATACACGTTTTGGAGCAGTAGAAGCTTATGACCCAGGTATTGTCCATCGCGTAGAGTATCATGCAAAAGATTTATTAGAAAAATACGAGAAACAAGCAGAAGAAGCTGGTTTAACAGAAGTGACGATCCATTTAGGACATGGTTCAGCTAAACATAAAATTGCTAAAGATGTAGCTCCGATGTTTGACGTTGATTTGATCATTTGTGGTGCTACTGGATTAAATGCCGTTGAACGATTCTTTATGGGTAGCGTCTCAGAACATATTACACGTCACGCGCAATGTGATGTATTAATTGTTCGTTCAAAATAA
- a CDS encoding YhgE/Pip domain-containing protein has translation MKNIVSIFTSDIRRIVKNRSALIIVIGLAFLPSLYAWFNILSSWDPYGNTDAIKIAVVNQDKGSSINGESFNIGNDIVHSLKNNEQMGWTFVTEEEATHGVEHGDYYASILIDEDFSEKISTVITDDPVKPEVIYTVNEKINAIAPKITSSGVSSLVEIISSNFVKEANKVIFKTFNDLGIELEENLPTIEKIFNFIFEIEKEFPKIIEDVNKGSQKIDEYQQIVSDMNEHLDEVNAVLGNYYSTAVDLNEKVTKYEDWFNTISGSLNINYETLNSYLQESQSFLEQMESGELPIEELTAKKEEQMEGITSKISTIEQTVSILEAVQNWSNTSLFQEEIDQLQSLNTLLTMQLQTLESLEGQLTEENLKDFMDNEQKIKPIIQELSDNFDETTLKDLESAFQKGTETADKMMDYLQTGKELVPQAEERLGSAQQQLNALDKQLTTIEEELPYYQESLQSIADKIRTFQAEYDLLEIIELLKNNYEEESDYFANPILLKENKLFPIPNYGSAMSPFFTTLSLWVGGLILVSVLTVEVHVERRMKAGEVYFGRLFTFLTIAIMQAVIVSLGDIFLLKTYVVDKFWFVIFSIFISLVFMTIIYTLVSVFGNIGKALSIILLVLQLASSGGTFPVQLVPKVFQYFHPLMPFTYAISMMREAVGGILWGVVIEDLLYLSIFPTIMILMGIFLKKPINKHTRKMIKKARESRLMA, from the coding sequence ATGAAAAATATTGTCTCGATCTTTACTTCTGATATTAGAAGAATTGTCAAAAATCGATCCGCCCTCATTATTGTGATAGGATTAGCTTTCTTACCGTCACTTTATGCCTGGTTCAATATCTTATCTTCTTGGGATCCTTATGGAAATACAGATGCGATTAAAATTGCGGTTGTCAACCAAGACAAGGGTAGTTCGATTAATGGTGAAAGCTTTAATATCGGTAATGATATCGTTCACTCTTTAAAGAATAACGAACAAATGGGCTGGACGTTTGTAACGGAAGAAGAAGCCACGCATGGTGTAGAGCATGGCGACTACTACGCAAGCATCCTGATAGATGAGGATTTTTCAGAAAAGATTAGTACCGTAATAACCGATGACCCTGTCAAGCCCGAAGTCATTTATACGGTGAACGAAAAAATTAACGCCATTGCACCAAAAATCACCTCATCAGGTGTCTCCAGCTTAGTAGAAATCATTAGCTCTAACTTTGTTAAAGAAGCAAATAAAGTAATTTTTAAGACTTTTAATGACTTAGGCATTGAATTAGAAGAAAACTTACCGACGATTGAAAAAATATTTAACTTTATTTTCGAAATAGAAAAAGAGTTCCCCAAAATTATTGAAGATGTTAATAAAGGTAGTCAAAAAATTGATGAGTACCAACAAATTGTTTCAGACATGAATGAGCATCTCGACGAAGTGAATGCCGTTTTAGGGAATTATTATTCAACCGCCGTCGATTTAAATGAAAAAGTTACAAAATATGAAGATTGGTTCAATACGATTTCAGGTTCACTAAATATAAACTATGAGACACTCAATAGTTATCTACAAGAAAGCCAATCCTTCCTCGAACAAATGGAAAGCGGAGAGCTTCCAATCGAAGAGTTAACGGCTAAAAAAGAAGAACAAATGGAAGGCATTACTTCTAAAATATCAACCATTGAACAAACGGTAAGCATATTGGAAGCCGTTCAAAACTGGTCAAATACATCCCTTTTTCAAGAAGAGATTGATCAACTACAATCATTAAATACCCTTCTTACGATGCAACTGCAAACGCTTGAGTCCCTAGAAGGTCAGTTAACAGAGGAAAACCTTAAAGACTTTATGGACAACGAGCAAAAAATAAAACCGATCATTCAGGAGCTTTCAGACAACTTTGATGAAACAACATTAAAAGACCTAGAATCTGCTTTTCAAAAAGGAACAGAAACAGCGGACAAAATGATGGACTATTTACAAACAGGAAAAGAACTCGTCCCTCAAGCTGAAGAACGCTTAGGAAGTGCCCAACAACAACTAAATGCCTTAGACAAACAATTGACAACTATTGAAGAAGAACTTCCTTATTATCAAGAATCTTTACAATCAATTGCAGATAAAATTCGTACCTTCCAAGCCGAATATGACCTTTTAGAAATTATTGAGCTGTTAAAAAATAATTATGAGGAAGAAAGTGATTACTTTGCCAATCCCATTCTTTTAAAGGAGAACAAACTGTTCCCAATTCCTAACTATGGTTCGGCAATGTCTCCTTTTTTCACCACACTGTCATTATGGGTTGGTGGGCTCATTTTAGTTTCTGTTTTAACCGTTGAAGTGCATGTAGAAAGGCGAATGAAAGCAGGAGAAGTTTATTTTGGCAGACTCTTCACTTTTCTCACAATCGCCATCATGCAAGCTGTTATTGTCTCTTTAGGGGATATCTTTTTATTAAAAACATACGTAGTCGATAAATTTTGGTTTGTGATATTCTCAATCTTTATTAGCCTCGTGTTTATGACGATCATTTACACGTTAGTCTCTGTCTTTGGAAATATCGGAAAAGCATTAAGTATTATCCTACTAGTGCTGCAATTAGCAAGCTCAGGAGGGACGTTCCCCGTCCAGCTTGTTCCTAAGGTTTTCCAATATTTCCACCCCCTCATGCCGTTCACATATGCCATAAGCATGATGAGAGAAGCGGTTGGCGGGATCCTTTGGGGTGTGGTCATTGAAGATTTGCTCTATTTATCAATTTTCCCTACGATTATGATTCTAATGGGTATATTCTTAAAGAAACCGATTAATAAGCATACAAGGAAAATGATCAAAAAGGCAAGAGAGAGTAGATTGATGGCGTAA
- a CDS encoding MogA/MoaB family molybdenum cofactor biosynthesis protein — MLKAHRNQAVSSVKCKIVTVSDTRTKQTDKSGQLIEQLLEENGHQVVDYVIVLDEPNEIKQQIQHSEKVDVIITNGGTGISKRDVTIETIEPLYEKELTGFGEIFRMKSYLEDIGSAAILSRASAGIVDGKAVFSIPGSTGAVKLALESLILLELGHIVGELRKDGQQ; from the coding sequence ATGTTAAAAGCACATAGAAACCAGGCAGTATCTTCGGTTAAATGCAAGATTGTGACCGTGAGTGATACTCGTACAAAACAAACAGATAAAAGTGGACAACTTATCGAGCAATTATTGGAGGAAAACGGGCATCAAGTCGTTGATTATGTCATTGTGCTGGATGAACCAAATGAAATTAAACAGCAAATCCAACATAGTGAAAAGGTCGATGTGATTATAACCAATGGGGGAACCGGCATTTCAAAACGTGATGTCACAATTGAAACGATTGAGCCACTCTATGAAAAAGAGCTCACAGGTTTTGGAGAAATTTTTCGTATGAAGAGTTATTTAGAGGATATAGGATCTGCGGCCATATTATCTAGGGCTTCTGCCGGTATTGTGGATGGGAAAGCGGTCTTTTCAATCCCAGGATCAACAGGTGCGGTTAAACTAGCATTGGAATCGTTGATTTTACTAGAGCTTGGACACATAGTAGGAGAGTTGAGGAAAGATGGACAGCAATAA